TTGTCTTACAACTGTTACTAATTCAATAGGGGGGATCTGCAAAAGCCTCTGCTAAGTAGCAGCGTTACTCATTCTCTGCTTTAGGTTTAATTACGGCATAAATCAAACACACCATCATTAGCCCAGCTATAGATATGATGATGGTGCGTAATACAATTTGTGAAAAAAATAGCTTTTTGTCAGCTACACCTAACCCAAAATTTTATCGATAAGGACTCTGTTCTCTTTCCTCACTCTGCATATAAGAGTGAACAGTTTCCATGATGCGATCGCTGTTGCTAGCTTGAGCTAAAGTTTCATTACCAGCAGATACAACAACAAAACCAAAACCTACCTTAGCGCAGACATCTAAAACTGAATAGCACAGAGTTTCCCAACCAACACTAATCACATGGAAGCCTTCAGCACCGAGAATCCAAACAATCGGATAGCAAATCCACAACACAATTAGGATATTTCGTAGGGTTTGAAATAAACTGTTGATTCTACCGTTTCTTCTCTTAGCACTAGCAGAATATTCAGTTAGAAGAGAGCCTAAGATAGCTAAGAAAGAACCTGTACTAATTAGCCACCAAAGATAGTTATAAGGTGGAGCTTCCACAGCACCGATAAAGCCAGTAACAATCATGAAAATATCTGCACCCATCACGCCTGCAATTAATTTAGGGCGTAATCCGGCGATGACACCCAATTCCATTAATAGCAATGGCGTTGTAACTACCCAGTCTATATAACGTCCCCAGAAAACTGTTTGTCCATTGATTGGCGTTACTGTTTCACCGAGAATCATTGTCAGGTAAAGTGCTGCTGCCCATAGTGTAATGAAAAAGCTTTCGAGAGGAAACTCCATTCCTTCCCTACGTCTCATGGCAGATGCTTTCATGCCAAAATAAATACAGCCGATGACCATGCCAATAAAGCCAACCCACAGCCAAAATTGAGTCATATTATTACCAACGAAAATTTTTTTGTGGCAACTATGTTATTGATAGTTGTGACATTAGTTTATTGAATAACTGTGGTGCTTGCTTCTGACTATTGAGATAAGAAGTATTCATCTCTTAAGCAGCAGAGAAATTTCATAAAAATTTCATTTTTTTGTGCCAGCGTAATTAAAGAAGGCTTTTAGCACTGAGTGGAGTATGCGGCTGATATTAGTTGAGGATGAAGCAGATTTAGGCGCAGCAATCAAAGAAGTCCTATCTCATGAGGCCTATGTAGTTGATTGGTTTCTTGATGGGACTCAGGCGTGGCAATATCTGGAAACTGGATGGACTGAGTACACGCTAGGGATTTTTGATTGGATGCTGCCAGGAATTTCGGGGATAGAGTTGTGTAGATGGTTGCGATCGCGGCAATTAATTCTGCCTGTTTTGATGTTAACGGCAAAAGACCGCATGGAGGAAAAAATTATTGGTCTAGATAGCGGTGCTGATGACTATTTGGTGAAACCATTTGATATGGCAGAACTGCTAGCCAGATTAAGGGCATTACAACGCCGTGCTTCTTATGTAGGCACAACATTTACACCCCAAATTCAACCCCGACGCTTACAAGTAGGTTGTCTAACTCTCAATTACATTACTCATGAACTGACTCGACATTATCCAAATGGGGAGAAGCAATTATTATCTTTAACTGCCAAAGAATTCCAATTATTAGAATATTTCATGCGGCATCCTCACCAAATTATTAGTCGCGACCAAATTATTAATCAACTTTGGGAAATTGGTGCAGAACCATGTAGCAATGTAGTAGCTGCACAAATTCGCTTATTAAGACGTAAATTAGGAGAAGAAGATAGCGAATCTTTGATAGAAACTATCTATGGTGTAGGCTATCGCCTCAACATTCATACCGAAAAACAAGCTGCACTATAAAGTTACATAAATATGGAACACAATCCCATTTTCCACCAGACTCGTTTACGCCTAGCAGCTTGGTACACAATCGTAATGGGTAGTATTTTAGGCTTATCTGGGCTAGGAGTTTATAGTGTAGTTGCCCATGCTTACCAGGAAACTATAGATCGGGGTTTGGAATCAGTAGCAAAGGCAATACATAAAAGTATTGAACCAGCTTGGCAACAACCTAGACATTTAGAAGAACTGGCTAAAGAAGTTTCCTTAAAATTATGTTTAACTCCCACAAACTGTTTGCCGAAAACAACTATTATTAAGCAGCCAATAGCAGAAGAGGCTAATCAAGTTAATTACTATATACGCTTATTAGATCGTTCAGAAAAACTATTTGCCATTGCAGGTATGTCATTTAATAATTTACCGATGGCTGCACCAGTAAAACAATGGCAAATCCTCACAGATTCTTCTGGCGCTAGATACCGTCAAATCACTTTACCTTTATATACTCAAAACCAGCTTTCTGGTTATTTACAAGTAGTACGCAGCCTCAGTGACTTAGACCAACATCTTAATTATTTAAGATTTACTTTAATTTTGGGATTGCCAATTTCCATGATTTTTGTTGGTTTATCAAGTTGGTGGTTGGCAGGGAGAGCAATGCAACCTGTATATCATTCCTATCAACAAATGCAACAATTTACTGCTGATGCTGCCCATGAGTTTCGCACACCTTTAGCTGCCATGTATTCTACTATTGAAGCTGCTATTAAGTTACAGCAAGAACCAAAATCAAATAGTGGAATTTTAGATGTTCTCAAACGTCAAAATCGTCGCCTGTCGCAATTGGTCGGAGATTTATTACTGTTGACTAGGATAGACCAAAAACAACTTACAGGAGAATATAAATCTTGCTGTTTAAATGATTTAATTAGCGACTTAATTGAGGAATTAGCATTTTTAGCTGTAGAGGCTCAAGTAAATCTTTCTCAGCAAGTGATAGTTGGCAAAAAAATTTATGTCATGGGCAATGAAGAACAGCTTTATCGCTTATTTTCTAACTTAATTATGAATGCCATTCAAGCAACACCTAGTGGAGGAAAAGTTACAGTTTTTTTAGAAGCTAGCGAGCATTACGCCATTATCAAAATTCAAGATACAGGAATTGGCATTGCTGTTGAACATCAAGCGCGAATTTTTGATCGCTTCTATCGAGTCGATCGCGATCGCTCTCGCACCTCTGGTGGTTCGGGTTTGGGTTTAGCTATAGCAATAGCGATCGCTATTGCACACAAAGGCAGTATTCATCTTCAAAGTCAACCTGGACTTGGGAGTAAATTTACAGTCCGCCTACCTCTATAGCTAGAAATTTACTTTTTTTAGCACTGAACAAAGCAAAACAAATTTTCTAATAATATATTTTTACATTATTCAGCCAAATTCTGGAATTTTCGTCACTTAATTCATTTGTAATTAACTATAACTTGGGAAAGATGTTTTACCACCAAAAATTTAGTTATGTGTTGTTATCTGGAGATTTTCCGACCTCAGCTAGTTTGACCAACAAGTTAGAAAAGTACTAATTATTTCTGTTATTTACAATTAGTTATTGCTGATGCTACTGACTGGAAATATTCATCAAGTCAGTAGACAAGATTATGAGTAGAAAATTGGTAAAAAGATGAAACAGACACGTGATAGCATTGCTGACATTTGGGGCGATCGTACTCCCTATTATGGTGAGTTTTCAAATTGGCATAGACAGTTAAATTCGGATATTTTACATCTATCTTTTGATATATACAAATTTCATTTAAATTTCATTTTTTTATGAAACGCTGTTGATAGAAGAAAAAACATTTGAACAACTAAAACACCATCACTTATTAAGAGCGATCGCTAAA
The genomic region above belongs to Calothrix sp. NIES-2098 and contains:
- a CDS encoding rhodopsin translates to MTQFWLWVGFIGMVIGCIYFGMKASAMRRREGMEFPLESFFITLWAAALYLTMILGETVTPINGQTVFWGRYIDWVVTTPLLLMELGVIAGLRPKLIAGVMGADIFMIVTGFIGAVEAPPYNYLWWLISTGSFLAILGSLLTEYSASAKRRNGRINSLFQTLRNILIVLWICYPIVWILGAEGFHVISVGWETLCYSVLDVCAKVGFGFVVVSAGNETLAQASNSDRIMETVHSYMQSEEREQSPYR
- a CDS encoding two component transcriptional regulator, producing the protein MRLILVEDEADLGAAIKEVLSHEAYVVDWFLDGTQAWQYLETGWTEYTLGIFDWMLPGISGIELCRWLRSRQLILPVLMLTAKDRMEEKIIGLDSGADDYLVKPFDMAELLARLRALQRRASYVGTTFTPQIQPRRLQVGCLTLNYITHELTRHYPNGEKQLLSLTAKEFQLLEYFMRHPHQIISRDQIINQLWEIGAEPCSNVVAAQIRLLRRKLGEEDSESLIETIYGVGYRLNIHTEKQAAL
- a CDS encoding integral membrane sensor signal transduction histidine kinase — its product is MEHNPIFHQTRLRLAAWYTIVMGSILGLSGLGVYSVVAHAYQETIDRGLESVAKAIHKSIEPAWQQPRHLEELAKEVSLKLCLTPTNCLPKTTIIKQPIAEEANQVNYYIRLLDRSEKLFAIAGMSFNNLPMAAPVKQWQILTDSSGARYRQITLPLYTQNQLSGYLQVVRSLSDLDQHLNYLRFTLILGLPISMIFVGLSSWWLAGRAMQPVYHSYQQMQQFTADAAHEFRTPLAAMYSTIEAAIKLQQEPKSNSGILDVLKRQNRRLSQLVGDLLLLTRIDQKQLTGEYKSCCLNDLISDLIEELAFLAVEAQVNLSQQVIVGKKIYVMGNEEQLYRLFSNLIMNAIQATPSGGKVTVFLEASEHYAIIKIQDTGIGIAVEHQARIFDRFYRVDRDRSRTSGGSGLGLAIAIAIAIAHKGSIHLQSQPGLGSKFTVRLPL